A genomic region of Thermovirga sp. contains the following coding sequences:
- the selD gene encoding selenide, water dikinase SelD yields TFGRIAATNALSDIYAMGGEPLTALNLVCFPESLDLEILNEILTGGAEKVMEAGAVLAGGHSIYDKEPKYGLAVTGIIDNGRIIRNDTPERGHKLILTKPLGTGIIMAALRGEVASWAAVDKAVAAMERLNKYAAEKMRNYTVSACTDITGFGLMVHMLEMASDKVSILLYPGEIPYFEEAYQYAEEYLVTAAGQRNRNFLAGKADVSGLPFALQELLFDPQTSGGLLIAVKEGQAAALLAEIQTGDPAARVIGEIVTRDRDIILF; encoded by the coding sequence CACCTTTGGCAGGATAGCGGCGACGAACGCTCTCAGTGACATCTACGCCATGGGAGGCGAACCTTTAACGGCCCTGAACCTGGTTTGTTTCCCTGAGTCCCTGGACCTGGAGATCCTGAACGAGATACTGACGGGCGGCGCGGAAAAAGTCATGGAGGCGGGGGCCGTCCTGGCGGGCGGGCATTCTATATACGACAAGGAGCCGAAGTACGGCCTGGCCGTGACGGGGATCATCGATAACGGCCGTATTATCAGGAACGACACGCCGGAACGGGGGCATAAACTCATACTGACGAAGCCCCTCGGCACCGGGATCATCATGGCGGCCCTGCGGGGTGAGGTCGCCAGCTGGGCAGCCGTCGACAAGGCCGTGGCCGCGATGGAGCGCCTGAACAAATACGCGGCGGAAAAGATGCGGAACTATACGGTCAGCGCCTGCACCGATATCACTGGTTTCGGCCTGATGGTGCACATGCTGGAGATGGCTTCGGACAAAGTTTCAATCCTGCTCTACCCGGGGGAGATCCCCTATTTCGAAGAGGCCTACCAGTACGCCGAGGAGTACCTGGTCACCGCCGCGGGCCAGCGGAACCGCAACTTCCTGGCGGGCAAGGCCGACGTCTCCGGTTTGCCCTTCGCCTTGCAGGAACTGCTTTTTGATCCCCAGACCTCCGGCGGGCTGCTCATCGCCGTAAAGGAGGGCCAGGCGGCCGCATTACTGGCGGAGATACAGACCGGAGACCCCGCCGCGAGGGTCATTGGGGAGATAGTCACCCGGGACAGGGATATCATCCTGTTCTAG